One Peribacillus simplex NBRC 15720 = DSM 1321 genomic region harbors:
- a CDS encoding CDP-glycerol glycerophosphotransferase family protein, with the protein MIKKLLGKGKAKKTPKIKLKQVLTIAQEENMLLIKGEFSIEHYCAKELWLYSRENEDQKIKIAESVSSSKFEFNVDMKDLIRKLEDDEPTVYDCYIKVAVPVEKLSKKTILSIEHKAEYVEVNERVNIEYPLRLGRFQETHMNNLSIYNYEDKQSIFSITNKGNLSLYFNKYPKVQIKSQIEKIKNNSKTMQINGQIFTKHSTIIKGEGLVKGRQSDKEYQANISFIHNKEMNIKKYGLNRYIYDLKLDLEQLVSADLEDDIYDIYMKLHLHDQEEPKMVRVGRPTTRTKLFTKKTDVSSNNGVAIVNPYYTFKASNLSLEVFNFSTESYRYLKRMMGWRRFLALFKKKKDVWLIGERTYKAQDTGYHFFKYMRENHPEKEVYYVIEEGSVEAKNVEPFGNILYFKSKDHIKKTMESTRIISSHHPDYLYPLRTSEFKNRVKGVKVFLQHGVMGTKNMVANYGKNAVSGFSTDVFLVSSDFEKDMIVTDFGYNEKEVFTTGLSRFDSLFKDDVLTKRQLLIIPTWRDWITSDEIFLESEYFERYQKLVNHPVLHELSKNTGFEIIFCLHPNMQKFTSYFKDAPVRVISQGEVDVQRLIKESAIMITDYSSVAFDFSFLHKPVIYYQFDRDRFIGKRPSHLDLDNDLPGEIVDELDELLGVLAEYANTDFVMKKKYMDKANRFIKYRDVHSNSRIFEVIQNAEKDQNSLIKLYNHPISKLILNRFRKSDKYFPVMKKVYKIMSKLIPVDRNLILFESGIGKQVADSPKYIYEELVKRDNKYKKVWVYNGNLPIKGKNTKLVKRLSPEYYYYLAKAGYWINNQNFPTYLSKRKETTYIQTWHGTPLKKMLFDIDNIQGRDEGYLNRVHGATRTWDYLISPSPYASEAFRSAFKYEGEILETGYPRNDLFYREDASIIAKSVMEKLKIPKGKKVILYAPTFRDNQTSKNNKFIFELKFDLERMKEELGDEYILLLRMHVVISNNLSIPSEFEDFVINVSNYSDIQELYLISDILITDYSSVMFDFANTARPILYYTYDLEDYRDNIRGFYMDFEKEAPGPFLKTTEEIIDTITNIDEINMQYKERYGLFREKYCGIEDGKATQRIVDKFFND; encoded by the coding sequence ATGATTAAAAAGCTTCTTGGAAAAGGGAAAGCAAAAAAAACTCCTAAAATTAAGCTGAAACAAGTTCTGACCATTGCGCAAGAGGAAAATATGCTATTGATAAAAGGGGAATTTTCAATAGAACATTATTGCGCAAAAGAACTATGGCTATATTCTAGGGAAAACGAAGATCAAAAAATAAAAATAGCTGAATCAGTGAGCTCATCTAAATTTGAGTTTAATGTAGATATGAAAGATTTAATACGGAAATTAGAAGATGATGAACCGACTGTTTATGACTGTTATATAAAGGTTGCCGTTCCGGTTGAAAAGCTGAGCAAAAAAACAATACTTAGTATCGAACATAAAGCTGAATATGTAGAAGTGAACGAACGGGTTAATATCGAATACCCACTTCGTCTAGGGCGTTTTCAGGAAACGCACATGAACAATTTGAGTATTTACAACTATGAAGATAAACAAAGTATATTCTCTATAACGAATAAAGGGAATTTATCTCTTTACTTCAATAAGTACCCTAAAGTTCAGATTAAGTCTCAAATTGAAAAAATCAAAAACAATTCGAAAACCATGCAAATTAATGGTCAAATTTTCACCAAGCATTCAACGATCATAAAAGGTGAGGGCCTAGTAAAAGGAAGACAAAGTGACAAAGAATATCAGGCGAATATATCTTTTATTCATAATAAGGAAATGAATATTAAGAAATATGGACTGAATCGTTATATATATGATTTGAAATTGGATTTAGAACAATTAGTCAGTGCGGATTTGGAAGATGATATTTATGACATTTACATGAAATTACATTTACATGATCAGGAAGAGCCGAAAATGGTACGCGTCGGAAGACCAACCACCAGAACTAAATTATTTACTAAAAAGACCGATGTCAGCTCGAATAATGGAGTTGCTATCGTCAATCCATATTATACGTTTAAAGCATCCAATTTATCTTTGGAAGTGTTTAACTTCTCCACAGAAAGTTATCGATATTTAAAAAGGATGATGGGGTGGAGGCGATTTCTGGCTTTATTTAAAAAGAAAAAGGATGTCTGGCTAATTGGTGAAAGAACTTATAAAGCCCAAGATACTGGATATCACTTTTTTAAATATATGAGGGAAAACCACCCTGAAAAAGAAGTGTATTATGTAATAGAAGAAGGTTCCGTGGAAGCCAAAAACGTCGAGCCCTTTGGAAATATACTTTATTTCAAGTCAAAGGATCATATTAAAAAGACAATGGAATCGACACGTATTATATCATCACATCATCCGGATTATTTATATCCTTTAAGAACATCTGAATTTAAAAATCGTGTTAAGGGAGTTAAGGTATTTCTTCAACATGGTGTTATGGGCACTAAGAATATGGTGGCAAACTACGGGAAAAATGCAGTCTCCGGTTTTAGTACGGATGTTTTTCTAGTAAGTTCAGACTTCGAAAAGGATATGATTGTAACTGATTTTGGATACAACGAAAAGGAAGTATTCACAACAGGACTTTCTAGGTTCGACTCACTGTTTAAGGATGATGTTTTAACAAAGCGGCAATTATTGATCATCCCAACATGGAGAGATTGGATTACATCCGATGAAATATTTTTGGAAAGCGAGTATTTTGAAAGGTATCAGAAATTAGTGAATCACCCGGTTTTACATGAGTTATCTAAAAACACTGGGTTTGAAATCATTTTTTGCCTTCACCCTAATATGCAGAAATTCACATCTTACTTTAAGGATGCTCCAGTTCGGGTGATTAGTCAGGGTGAAGTGGATGTCCAAAGATTAATTAAGGAAAGTGCGATTATGATTACGGACTATTCAAGTGTAGCTTTTGACTTTAGTTTCCTGCATAAACCGGTTATTTACTATCAATTTGATAGAGATCGTTTCATAGGGAAAAGACCGTCACATTTGGATTTGGATAACGATCTTCCGGGTGAAATCGTTGATGAATTGGATGAATTGTTAGGTGTATTAGCCGAATATGCCAACACTGATTTTGTCATGAAGAAAAAGTATATGGATAAGGCCAACCGTTTTATTAAATATCGCGATGTCCATTCTAATTCAAGGATATTCGAAGTGATTCAAAATGCAGAAAAAGATCAAAATTCACTAATTAAATTATATAACCATCCGATATCAAAACTCATTTTGAATCGATTTAGGAAAAGTGATAAGTATTTCCCTGTCATGAAAAAAGTTTATAAAATTATGTCTAAGCTTATCCCGGTTGACCGGAACCTTATTCTTTTTGAAAGTGGGATAGGGAAGCAAGTCGCCGATAGCCCCAAGTATATTTATGAAGAACTGGTCAAAAGGGATAATAAATATAAAAAAGTTTGGGTGTATAATGGTAATTTACCGATAAAAGGAAAGAATACGAAGCTGGTAAAACGCTTAAGTCCGGAATACTATTATTATTTAGCCAAAGCAGGTTATTGGATAAACAATCAAAACTTCCCTACCTATTTAAGCAAAAGGAAGGAAACGACATATATTCAGACTTGGCATGGTACCCCTTTGAAAAAAATGCTGTTTGATATAGACAATATTCAAGGAAGAGACGAGGGGTACTTAAATCGAGTGCATGGTGCAACGAGAACTTGGGATTATTTAATATCACCAAGTCCATACGCATCCGAGGCCTTCAGAAGTGCTTTCAAATATGAAGGGGAAATATTAGAGACGGGATATCCAAGAAATGATTTGTTTTACAGGGAAGATGCTTCAATAATTGCCAAGTCAGTGATGGAAAAACTGAAGATACCAAAAGGAAAAAAAGTCATCTTATATGCTCCTACATTCAGGGATAATCAAACTTCGAAAAACAATAAATTTATTTTCGAGCTGAAATTTGATTTGGAAAGAATGAAGGAAGAACTAGGGGATGAATATATCCTGTTGTTAAGGATGCATGTTGTTATAAGTAATAATCTCAGCATCCCGAGCGAATTTGAGGATTTCGTGATAAATGTATCCAATTATTCAGATATTCAGGAACTTTACCTGATTTCTGATATATTGATTACGGATTATTCTTCAGTGATGTTCGATTTTGCTAATACTGCTCGGCCGATTTTGTACTACACTTATGATTTGGAAGATTACAGAGATAATATCCGTGGATTCTATATGGATTTTGAAAAGGAAGCACCAGGTCCATTTTTAAAAACAACTGAGGAGATTATCGATACTATTACCAATATTGATGAAATAAACATGCAATACAAAGAGAGATATGGTTTATTTAGAGAGAAGTATTGTGGAATAGAGGATGGTAAAGCTACACAGAGAATCGTGGATAAATTTTTTAATGATTGA